The following proteins come from a genomic window of Iamia sp. SCSIO 61187:
- a CDS encoding DUF3224 domain-containing protein — MTTMTPLTATSTFTSWDEEPGWGDDAPVPRLAHAKVVFAYTGDLEATSEAHFALYYRADGTGTSQGFEIVTGTRDGAEGTFVLHHVDDFDADGVRSTHTVVEGSGTGAFAGLTGSGSYQLGHGTKEWEWSLT; from the coding sequence ATGACGACGATGACCCCTCTGACCGCCACCTCCACCTTCACCTCGTGGGACGAGGAGCCCGGCTGGGGCGACGACGCCCCGGTCCCCCGCCTGGCCCACGCCAAGGTCGTCTTCGCCTACACCGGCGACCTCGAGGCCACCTCCGAAGCCCACTTCGCGCTCTACTACCGGGCCGACGGCACCGGGACCTCGCAGGGGTTCGAGATCGTCACCGGCACCCGGGACGGGGCCGAGGGCACCTTCGTGCTGCACCACGTGGACGACTTCGACGCCGACGGCGTCCGGTCGACCCACACGGTGGTGGAGGGGTCGGGCACCGGCGCCTTCGCCGGTCTGACCGGGTCGGGCTCCTACCAGCTCGGCCACGGCACCAAGGAGTGGGAGTGGTCGCTCACGTGA
- a CDS encoding TOPRIM nucleotidyl transferase/hydrolase domain-containing protein, translated as MDEGRRVVGAAQVLAERDDLRAVVFVEGASDHAALAALAVRQGRDLDAEGIAVAPMEGFSGIGRFLALFGPAGRDLRLAGLCDEAEAWYVGGRLAGAGVDDATFHVCHPDLEGELLRAVGPDGAVGVLDAMGDAAGFRRFQRQPAQRERPLAAQLHRFLGTRSGRKVVAARALVDALPLDRVPGPLLAVLADARRDGPGP; from the coding sequence GTGGACGAGGGACGGCGGGTCGTGGGGGCGGCGCAGGTGCTGGCCGAGCGGGACGACCTGCGGGCGGTGGTGTTCGTCGAGGGGGCCAGCGACCACGCCGCCCTCGCCGCCCTCGCCGTCCGGCAGGGCCGCGACCTCGACGCCGAGGGCATCGCCGTCGCGCCCATGGAGGGGTTCTCCGGGATCGGTCGGTTCCTCGCCCTCTTCGGCCCGGCGGGACGGGACCTCCGGCTGGCCGGGCTGTGCGACGAGGCCGAGGCCTGGTACGTCGGCGGACGGCTGGCCGGCGCCGGCGTCGACGACGCCACGTTCCACGTCTGCCACCCGGACCTGGAGGGCGAGCTGCTCCGGGCCGTCGGCCCCGACGGCGCCGTGGGCGTCCTCGACGCCATGGGCGACGCGGCGGGCTTCCGCCGCTTCCAGCGCCAGCCCGCCCAGCGGGAGCGGCCGCTCGCCGCCCAGCTCCACCGCTTCCTCGGCACCCGCAGCGGCCGCAAGGTCGTCGCCGCCCGGGCCCTGGTCGACGCCCTGCCCCTGGACCGGGTCCCCGGCCCCCTGCTCGCCGTCCTGGCCGACGCCCGACGCGACGGGCCCGGGCCCTAG
- a CDS encoding ferredoxin: MRIAYDREACQGHNRCYLLAPELFDVDDEGYAILLVTGDVPPELHDKAQLAVDNCPEYAIELRS, translated from the coding sequence ATGAGGATCGCCTACGACCGCGAGGCCTGCCAGGGCCACAACCGCTGCTACCTCCTGGCCCCCGAGCTCTTCGACGTCGACGACGAGGGCTACGCCATCCTCCTGGTGACCGGGGACGTGCCCCCCGAGCTCCACGACAAGGCCCAGCTCGCCGTGGACAACTGCCCCGAGTACGCGATCGAGCTTCGCTCGTAG